Proteins co-encoded in one Parascardovia denticolens DSM 10105 = JCM 12538 genomic window:
- a CDS encoding type I polyketide synthase, which yields MEQSFFSAAQKQPHALLFAGQSTPWTQVLQEVGDNAELMDALRSYDQEAERLLRPVATQLLTVYGKKLDLFSYASAQPVLGKAKYAEASVPGVVLAQIAALEDARNLGMPFAADTFVAYAGHSQGLLSIDAAGVLVDAAAGVINQEEATRRMGLILAIARLIGAAGSQVSARQGIVPETAASPMLAIKGATREQIEALISRIPQPLGPVAIGVKNARDNYVVSGFPQDLRKLEACMGQEHKHQAKLREQKVRGGSVFDPTAEYLEVSIPFHSSLLRDAVDLVQEWARQCGLDSDLAGNLAQAVLVDQVDWDAQIKDILQNHEDWRKERGLNKDSADCALWFLDFGPGATAEKLTKALVEGTGCGLVSASTAKKRLDLATPGISYKPLGNWSRFAPHIVHTPAGDKVSTAFTRLTGRSTIMVPGMTPTTVEADLPAAAANAGYWAELAGGGQVTEEVFDSNVAHLKELLKEGASVEFNAMFMDRYLWNLQFGGKRIVSKARVSGAPIDGVVISAGIPELDEAQKLIEQLHSDGFPYVVFKPGTVSQIRQVLQIAKQTAGTTIIMEVEGGSAGGHHSWESLDDLLVNTYAEIRNQENVILTVGGGIGTPERAADYVSGQWSNRYGLPVMPVDAVMVGTALMTAKEAHTSPQVKKLLVETPGITEFSKNDDPFAPLGESWVPSGGQVGGMSSGLSHLHADIYEIENSSAKAGRLMVYLEKHPDELPQRRQEVIDSLALTAKPYFGDLASMTYAQWAQRFVELTYPWADYTFGLRFLHLLHRIEARLNPADKGEFTSVFSDSAVQEDPQAALDLLISAYPQAETTAVSATDAAWFPQLSREYPKPLPFVPVIDGDLLRWWGRDQLWQSEDDRYSADSVRVIPGPLSVGGITTMDEPVVDILARFDAAVTRRVAELDQADAYEQRLEYSVQGDCQDDEDFIRRSPSISWVGHVMDNPAFGSHKGDQVYQLVHQGREGSHDLFDLDIHLDTFWDDQQEGGYSALAPHAVRHIAIPLSLDRDHPFLIPVVDASRLKKHIYDLLAGTAGMGNTAITGDRLVDMPQVDPFSVDQAYPFGLAHATYTLSDNLGFDHESVTAGHLPQSLRPSAIVPDALVGPAWPAIYTALGSVYSGQTPIIEGLLNAVHLDHSIELLVDEARLQSYYGQTVSLTSWAEDYAESSAGRVVTIHVEHVASDGTPLAHETERFAIRGRVYSSQLPTEAPDFGGHQAEVRDTARRLLRKVTVTAPDNMTAFARVSGDFNPIHTSERAARVSGLTAPLVHGMWLSATAQHVAQAIDVKGAHYELEGWTYFMYGMVQLGDQVEISVERVGKATDGGLVLEVTCRVGREVVSKASAICRQPVSAYVFPGQGIQKQGMTLDERTSSPAARLVWERADKVTREKLGFSILAVVRDNPRELTANGVTYRHPEGLLNLTQFTQVALATVAQAQMARLREAGMTFEPAYFAGHSLGEYNALSAFAQIIPLETELVLVFHRGSTMHHLIDRDAKGRSNYRMGALRPNQFGVDDAHVKAYIEQVSEESGEFLQIVNYNLAGAQYAIAGTIAGLKALDKDASRRAREAGGKKPFMLVPGIDVPFHSVLLRKGVPEFRQKLDTLLPQEIDYSRLVDRYIPNLVARPFEMTRDFARSILEVVPSEPLAAVVNDDQAWAEYAADEQKLGRLLLVELLCWQFASPVRWIETQDLLFRSQEDDGLAVENYVEVGLGNSPTLANLGTKTLMLPQFADRQVNVFNVGRDEARVYMTDSDPDSLVPQTDEDELEEEEAPAQAAAAPSSPVAAATPAPAQAQAPTAPAAAVPATESAPAADITFTAWDGIKTLIAYSAKIRPDQIGSADTTDTLTNGVSSRRNQLLMDMSSELAVPSIEGAAEAPVSALQAAVVKAAPRYKAFGPVLSEAIRERLHQLFGSAGVKQARIARRLNEAWGLSEGWAAAVTAELLLATREGASTRGGDLAALPTEAVSNAADADALIDQAVQAVASDRGVTVSLQSAQSAGSGAMVDSAALKEFASGITGEDGLLASTARYLLDKLGLTANQQAGDSEEDESAAVVEAVTAELGASWPKQVEPRFDERKAILLDDRWASAREDLARIFYQQEDADQVSAANFAGAGQAVARQAAWYAQKANESGKKEMADLFSAIAAQAQETQQNPSDSQDSEDSQAFAFAKDVALVTGVSAKSIAGQVVAGLLRKGATVVATSHSFSTAFIQWAKQVYRQNASGSAKLWIVPANLSSYRDVDALASWIGSEQKETHVADTTVIKPAYQPTLLYPFAAPSMHGTLADSGQLFESQARLMLWGLERLIAKLGPLDTDTDVDHQLHVILPGSPNRGTLGGDGAYGEIKSALDAIINRSRVEKDWSSNVTFAHPRIGWVRGTGLMGGNDPLVAAVEKHGVRTFSTEEISQKLLDLASEQSRQEARKAPLDVDLTGGMGSVSLDMAALKQEAEEMAAETQTDAASSAAASAASADPQASQTSDQSLIKALPTLHQAAQAQDDLSQWQGVTARPEDQIVIVSIGELGVWGSGRTRCLAERGIHPDGQVDLNAEGVIELAWNMGLISWQDSPEPGWVDQEGNLVPESDIYDRFHDEVVARSGLRPFDDGMGADYLHGTDEKAAEVFLDHDITFSVASEAEAKEYLDADPDHTRLRHDAENGEWLVTRTSGASAHVPRRAVMSRTVGGQFPQGFDPQRWGIPASMVDSVDPIALWNIVTTVDAFLSAGFSPAELLKSIHPSKLASTQGTGFGGMHSMRQLYVDRFLNKPYPTDILQEALPNVVAAHVMQSYVGGYGNMIQPVSACATAAVSLEEGVDKIKLGKADFVVTGAIDDIGVESVNGFGDMNATANSEEMYAKGLSDRFFSRANDRRRGGFLEAQGGGTILVTRGDLAYKLGLPVAAVVAYANSFADGAHTSIPAPGLGALAAACGGKDSALARDLARLGLTTDDIAVVSKHDTSTNANDPNESELHNSLQHALGRADGNPLYVISQKTITGHAKGGAAIFQVNGLTQVFASGLIPANASLDCVDPKLAGDDFMVWLRKPLDLASQGKTIRAGLVTSLGFGHVSGLVALAHPAAFEAAILAAYGQEGLDQWLSRANARLAAGQRRFQEAMLGHADLYTPVDNRRFHEDGRGYDSHEVEKAMLLNPDARLGEDGYYAA from the coding sequence ATGGAACAGTCATTCTTCTCAGCCGCGCAAAAGCAGCCGCACGCCCTCCTTTTCGCAGGGCAGTCCACCCCGTGGACCCAGGTCCTTCAGGAAGTCGGCGATAACGCCGAACTCATGGACGCCCTGCGTTCCTACGACCAGGAGGCCGAGCGCCTCCTGCGGCCCGTGGCCACCCAGCTGCTGACCGTCTACGGCAAGAAGCTGGACCTCTTCTCTTACGCCAGCGCTCAGCCGGTGCTGGGGAAGGCCAAATACGCCGAAGCTAGCGTGCCCGGGGTCGTCCTGGCCCAAATCGCCGCCCTCGAGGACGCCCGCAACCTGGGGATGCCTTTCGCCGCTGACACATTCGTGGCTTACGCCGGCCATTCCCAAGGCCTTCTGTCCATCGACGCAGCCGGGGTCCTGGTCGACGCCGCAGCGGGGGTCATCAATCAAGAAGAGGCCACGAGACGGATGGGCCTGATTCTGGCCATCGCCCGCCTGATCGGGGCGGCTGGCAGCCAGGTCTCCGCCCGCCAGGGAATCGTCCCCGAAACCGCCGCTTCCCCCATGCTGGCCATCAAAGGCGCCACCCGCGAACAGATCGAGGCCTTGATCTCCCGCATTCCCCAGCCCCTGGGTCCGGTGGCCATCGGGGTCAAGAACGCGCGCGACAATTACGTGGTCTCCGGCTTCCCCCAAGATCTGCGCAAGCTGGAAGCCTGCATGGGGCAGGAACACAAGCATCAGGCCAAGCTTCGCGAACAGAAGGTCCGGGGTGGCAGCGTCTTCGATCCCACGGCCGAATATCTGGAAGTCTCCATCCCCTTCCACTCCTCCCTCTTGCGGGATGCCGTGGACTTGGTCCAGGAGTGGGCCCGTCAATGCGGTCTGGATTCCGACCTGGCCGGCAACCTGGCTCAGGCGGTCCTGGTGGATCAGGTGGACTGGGACGCCCAGATCAAGGACATCCTTCAGAACCATGAGGATTGGCGGAAAGAGCGGGGCCTGAACAAGGATTCGGCCGACTGTGCCCTCTGGTTCCTGGATTTCGGTCCCGGCGCGACCGCGGAGAAGTTGACCAAGGCTTTGGTGGAAGGAACCGGCTGCGGCCTGGTCTCCGCCTCCACCGCCAAGAAGCGTCTGGACCTGGCCACTCCCGGCATCTCGTATAAGCCTTTGGGAAACTGGTCCCGCTTCGCCCCCCACATCGTGCACACTCCGGCCGGAGACAAGGTGAGCACGGCCTTCACCCGCCTGACCGGTCGCTCCACCATCATGGTTCCCGGCATGACCCCCACCACGGTGGAGGCCGACCTTCCGGCGGCTGCCGCCAACGCCGGCTACTGGGCTGAATTGGCCGGCGGCGGCCAGGTGACCGAAGAGGTCTTCGACTCCAATGTGGCCCATCTGAAGGAGCTCCTCAAAGAAGGCGCTTCCGTGGAGTTCAACGCCATGTTCATGGACCGCTACCTGTGGAACCTGCAGTTTGGCGGCAAGCGCATCGTCTCCAAGGCCCGCGTGTCCGGCGCCCCCATCGACGGGGTGGTCATCTCCGCCGGCATCCCCGAGCTGGATGAAGCCCAGAAGCTGATCGAACAGCTTCATTCCGACGGCTTCCCCTATGTGGTCTTCAAGCCCGGCACCGTCTCCCAGATCAGGCAGGTCCTGCAGATCGCCAAGCAGACGGCCGGCACCACCATCATCATGGAAGTGGAAGGCGGCTCCGCTGGAGGCCATCACTCCTGGGAGAGCCTTGACGACCTGCTGGTCAACACCTATGCGGAAATCCGCAATCAGGAGAACGTGATCCTGACCGTGGGCGGCGGCATCGGCACCCCGGAAAGGGCCGCCGACTATGTGTCCGGCCAGTGGTCCAACCGCTACGGCCTGCCTGTCATGCCAGTGGACGCCGTCATGGTGGGAACCGCTTTGATGACCGCCAAGGAAGCCCATACCAGCCCTCAGGTCAAGAAGCTCCTGGTGGAAACCCCTGGCATCACCGAGTTCTCCAAGAACGACGACCCCTTCGCCCCTCTGGGCGAAAGCTGGGTCCCCTCCGGCGGCCAGGTAGGCGGCATGTCTTCCGGCCTCAGCCATTTGCATGCCGATATCTACGAGATCGAGAACTCTTCGGCCAAGGCCGGTCGGCTCATGGTCTATTTGGAGAAGCATCCTGACGAGCTTCCCCAGCGCCGGCAGGAAGTGATCGACTCCCTGGCCCTGACCGCCAAACCCTACTTCGGCGACCTGGCTTCCATGACCTACGCCCAGTGGGCCCAGCGTTTCGTGGAGCTGACCTATCCCTGGGCCGACTACACCTTCGGCCTGCGTTTCCTCCACCTGCTGCATAGGATCGAGGCCCGTCTGAACCCTGCCGACAAGGGCGAGTTCACTTCCGTCTTCTCCGATTCGGCCGTGCAGGAAGACCCTCAGGCGGCTTTGGACCTCTTGATCTCCGCCTATCCTCAGGCCGAGACCACCGCCGTCTCCGCCACGGATGCGGCCTGGTTCCCTCAGCTGTCCCGGGAATACCCCAAGCCTTTGCCTTTCGTCCCCGTGATTGACGGCGACCTCCTGCGTTGGTGGGGTCGTGACCAGCTCTGGCAGTCGGAGGATGACCGCTACAGCGCCGATTCCGTCCGCGTGATCCCCGGACCCCTGTCCGTGGGCGGCATCACCACCATGGATGAGCCCGTGGTCGATATCCTGGCCCGGTTCGATGCTGCCGTCACTCGGCGCGTGGCTGAGCTCGACCAGGCCGACGCCTATGAGCAGCGGCTGGAATACAGCGTCCAGGGCGATTGCCAGGACGACGAGGACTTCATCCGCCGTTCGCCTTCCATCTCCTGGGTGGGTCATGTCATGGACAACCCGGCCTTCGGCAGCCACAAGGGCGATCAGGTCTATCAGCTCGTCCATCAAGGGCGGGAAGGGTCTCATGATCTTTTCGACCTGGACATCCATCTGGATACCTTCTGGGATGATCAGCAGGAGGGGGGCTACTCGGCCCTGGCTCCTCACGCCGTCCGTCATATCGCGATTCCGCTCAGCCTGGACAGGGACCATCCTTTCCTCATCCCCGTGGTTGACGCCTCCCGCTTGAAGAAGCACATTTATGACCTCCTGGCCGGTACCGCCGGCATGGGCAATACGGCCATCACCGGCGACCGGCTGGTAGACATGCCCCAAGTGGATCCTTTTTCCGTCGATCAGGCCTATCCTTTCGGCCTCGCCCATGCCACTTACACGTTGAGCGATAACCTGGGATTCGATCATGAAAGCGTGACCGCCGGCCACCTGCCTCAGTCCCTGCGGCCTTCCGCCATCGTCCCCGACGCGCTGGTGGGCCCGGCTTGGCCGGCCATCTATACCGCCTTGGGATCCGTATACTCTGGCCAGACCCCGATCATCGAAGGTCTGCTGAACGCCGTCCATCTGGACCATTCCATCGAGCTCTTGGTGGATGAAGCCCGGCTCCAGTCCTACTACGGGCAGACCGTCTCCTTGACCTCCTGGGCCGAGGACTACGCCGAATCTTCCGCTGGACGCGTGGTGACCATCCATGTGGAGCATGTGGCCTCCGATGGGACTCCTTTGGCCCACGAAACCGAGCGTTTCGCCATCCGCGGCCGCGTCTATTCTTCTCAGCTGCCGACCGAGGCCCCTGACTTCGGCGGGCATCAGGCCGAAGTCCGCGATACCGCCCGCCGCCTTTTGCGCAAGGTGACGGTGACCGCCCCGGATAACATGACCGCTTTCGCCCGGGTTTCCGGCGATTTCAACCCCATTCACACCTCTGAGCGAGCCGCCCGGGTCTCCGGTCTGACGGCCCCTCTGGTGCACGGCATGTGGCTGTCCGCCACCGCCCAGCATGTGGCCCAAGCAATCGACGTCAAAGGCGCCCATTATGAGCTGGAAGGCTGGACCTATTTCATGTACGGCATGGTCCAACTGGGCGACCAGGTGGAAATCAGCGTGGAACGCGTGGGCAAGGCCACTGACGGCGGTCTGGTCCTGGAAGTGACCTGCCGGGTGGGCAGGGAAGTGGTCTCCAAGGCCTCCGCCATCTGCCGCCAGCCCGTTTCCGCCTATGTCTTCCCCGGCCAGGGCATTCAGAAGCAAGGCATGACTTTGGACGAGCGGACCTCGTCCCCGGCCGCCCGCCTGGTCTGGGAGCGGGCCGACAAGGTTACCCGGGAGAAGCTGGGCTTCTCCATCTTGGCCGTCGTCCGCGATAACCCTCGTGAACTGACCGCCAACGGGGTCACTTACCGGCATCCGGAAGGTCTGCTCAACCTGACCCAGTTCACACAGGTGGCTTTGGCGACCGTGGCCCAGGCCCAGATGGCCCGGCTGCGCGAGGCCGGCATGACCTTCGAACCAGCCTACTTCGCCGGTCATTCCCTGGGTGAGTACAACGCTCTGTCTGCCTTCGCCCAGATCATCCCTCTGGAAACGGAGCTGGTCCTGGTCTTCCACCGCGGATCCACCATGCATCACCTGATCGACCGCGATGCCAAGGGCCGGTCCAACTACCGGATGGGGGCCTTGAGACCCAACCAGTTCGGGGTGGATGACGCCCACGTCAAGGCCTACATCGAGCAGGTAAGCGAGGAGTCCGGCGAATTCCTGCAGATCGTCAACTACAATCTGGCAGGAGCCCAGTACGCCATCGCCGGCACCATCGCCGGTTTGAAGGCTTTGGATAAGGACGCCTCCCGTCGGGCCCGCGAAGCCGGCGGCAAGAAGCCCTTCATGCTGGTTCCCGGAATCGACGTCCCCTTCCACTCGGTCCTCTTGCGCAAGGGGGTCCCCGAGTTCCGCCAGAAGCTGGATACTTTGCTCCCCCAGGAGATCGATTACTCCCGCCTGGTGGATCGCTACATCCCCAACCTGGTGGCCCGGCCTTTCGAGATGACCCGGGACTTCGCCCGCTCCATCCTGGAAGTCGTGCCTTCCGAGCCTCTGGCCGCAGTGGTGAACGACGACCAGGCCTGGGCCGAGTATGCCGCCGACGAGCAGAAGCTGGGCCGCTTGCTCCTGGTTGAGCTCCTCTGCTGGCAGTTCGCTTCCCCCGTCCGTTGGATCGAGACCCAGGACCTGCTCTTCCGCTCTCAGGAAGACGATGGTCTGGCCGTGGAGAACTATGTGGAAGTCGGCCTGGGCAATTCGCCTACATTGGCCAATCTGGGTACCAAGACCTTGATGCTGCCGCAGTTCGCTGATCGACAGGTGAACGTCTTTAACGTGGGCCGGGATGAAGCCCGCGTCTACATGACCGATTCCGATCCTGATTCCCTGGTTCCTCAGACTGATGAGGATGAGCTTGAGGAAGAGGAGGCTCCTGCTCAGGCTGCCGCGGCCCCATCCTCTCCGGTGGCTGCTGCGACCCCGGCTCCCGCTCAAGCTCAGGCTCCTACCGCTCCTGCGGCTGCGGTCCCGGCGACCGAATCGGCCCCTGCCGCCGACATCACCTTCACCGCCTGGGATGGGATCAAGACCTTGATCGCTTACTCGGCCAAGATCCGTCCTGATCAAATCGGCTCCGCCGATACCACTGACACCCTGACCAACGGCGTCTCCTCCCGCCGCAACCAGCTCCTGATGGATATGAGCTCCGAACTGGCCGTGCCTTCCATCGAAGGCGCGGCCGAAGCCCCCGTCAGTGCTCTGCAGGCCGCAGTCGTCAAGGCCGCTCCTCGTTACAAGGCCTTCGGACCGGTTCTGTCGGAAGCCATCCGCGAACGTCTGCATCAGCTCTTCGGCTCCGCCGGCGTCAAGCAGGCCCGCATCGCCCGAAGGTTGAACGAGGCTTGGGGCCTGTCGGAAGGTTGGGCTGCGGCCGTCACCGCCGAACTCCTTTTGGCCACCCGTGAAGGCGCCAGCACCCGGGGAGGGGACCTGGCCGCCCTGCCTACCGAAGCCGTTTCCAACGCCGCCGACGCGGACGCTTTGATTGACCAGGCCGTGCAGGCCGTGGCCTCGGATAGGGGAGTGACCGTCTCCTTGCAATCCGCCCAGTCCGCCGGCTCCGGAGCCATGGTGGATTCCGCCGCTTTGAAGGAATTCGCTTCCGGCATCACCGGGGAAGATGGTCTTTTGGCCTCCACCGCCCGCTACCTGCTGGATAAACTGGGCTTGACCGCAAACCAGCAGGCCGGTGACTCCGAAGAGGATGAATCCGCCGCCGTCGTGGAAGCCGTCACCGCCGAGCTGGGAGCTTCCTGGCCCAAGCAGGTGGAGCCCCGCTTCGATGAGCGCAAGGCCATTCTGCTGGATGACCGTTGGGCCAGCGCTCGCGAGGACCTGGCCCGCATCTTCTATCAGCAGGAAGACGCCGACCAGGTGTCCGCCGCCAACTTCGCCGGTGCCGGCCAGGCTGTGGCCCGACAGGCCGCTTGGTACGCCCAGAAGGCTAACGAATCGGGCAAGAAGGAGATGGCCGATCTCTTCTCCGCCATCGCCGCCCAGGCCCAGGAAACCCAGCAGAATCCTTCTGATTCGCAGGATTCCGAGGATTCCCAGGCCTTCGCCTTTGCCAAGGACGTGGCTTTAGTCACAGGTGTCTCCGCCAAATCCATCGCCGGACAAGTCGTGGCCGGACTGCTGAGGAAGGGGGCCACCGTCGTGGCCACCAGCCATTCCTTCAGCACCGCCTTCATCCAGTGGGCCAAGCAGGTTTACCGGCAGAACGCGTCCGGCTCCGCCAAACTCTGGATCGTTCCCGCCAACCTTTCCAGCTACAGGGACGTGGACGCCCTCGCCTCCTGGATCGGTTCCGAGCAGAAGGAGACCCATGTGGCCGATACCACGGTGATCAAGCCCGCCTACCAGCCCACCCTCCTTTACCCCTTCGCCGCTCCTTCCATGCACGGCACCCTCGCCGATTCGGGCCAGCTCTTCGAGTCCCAGGCCCGCCTCATGCTCTGGGGTCTGGAACGCCTGATCGCCAAGCTGGGGCCCCTGGACACCGACACGGATGTGGATCATCAGCTCCATGTGATCCTGCCGGGGTCTCCCAACAGGGGCACCTTGGGCGGGGACGGCGCTTACGGCGAGATCAAGAGCGCTCTGGACGCCATCATCAACCGGTCCCGGGTGGAGAAGGATTGGTCCTCCAATGTCACCTTCGCCCATCCGCGGATCGGCTGGGTGCGAGGCACCGGCCTCATGGGCGGTAACGATCCTCTGGTCGCAGCCGTTGAAAAGCATGGGGTCCGGACCTTCAGCACCGAAGAGATCTCCCAGAAGCTGCTGGATTTGGCTTCCGAACAGTCCCGCCAGGAGGCCCGCAAGGCCCCGCTGGATGTGGACCTGACCGGAGGCATGGGGTCCGTCAGTCTGGACATGGCCGCTTTGAAGCAGGAAGCCGAAGAGATGGCTGCGGAGACTCAGACTGATGCCGCCTCTTCTGCTGCAGCTTCCGCCGCCTCCGCCGATCCCCAGGCTTCTCAGACTTCCGACCAGTCCCTGATCAAGGCTCTGCCGACCTTGCATCAAGCGGCCCAGGCCCAGGATGACCTTTCCCAGTGGCAAGGCGTGACCGCCCGTCCGGAAGACCAGATCGTCATCGTCTCCATCGGCGAGTTGGGCGTCTGGGGCTCCGGCCGTACCCGCTGCCTGGCTGAGCGGGGCATCCATCCTGATGGACAGGTGGATCTGAACGCCGAAGGCGTAATCGAGCTAGCTTGGAACATGGGCCTGATCTCATGGCAGGATTCCCCTGAACCCGGCTGGGTGGATCAGGAAGGGAACCTGGTTCCCGAGTCGGACATCTATGACCGATTCCATGACGAAGTCGTGGCCCGCTCCGGCCTGCGGCCTTTCGACGACGGCATGGGGGCCGATTATCTGCATGGGACCGATGAGAAGGCCGCCGAGGTCTTCCTGGACCATGACATCACCTTCTCCGTCGCTTCCGAAGCCGAAGCCAAGGAATATCTGGACGCCGACCCCGACCATACCCGTCTGCGGCATGACGCCGAGAACGGTGAGTGGCTGGTCACCCGGACCAGCGGGGCTTCCGCCCATGTGCCTCGTCGGGCCGTCATGAGCCGGACCGTCGGCGGGCAGTTCCCTCAGGGCTTCGATCCTCAGCGCTGGGGCATCCCCGCTTCCATGGTTGATTCGGTCGATCCCATCGCCTTGTGGAACATCGTCACCACGGTGGACGCCTTCCTCTCCGCTGGTTTCAGCCCAGCCGAGCTCCTGAAGTCCATCCACCCCTCCAAGCTGGCCTCCACTCAGGGAACCGGCTTCGGCGGCATGCATTCCATGCGTCAGCTTTACGTGGACCGTTTCCTCAACAAGCCTTATCCTACCGACATCCTGCAAGAGGCCTTGCCGAACGTGGTGGCCGCCCATGTGATGCAGTCCTACGTCGGCGGTTACGGCAACATGATCCAGCCCGTCTCCGCCTGCGCTACGGCGGCTGTCTCCCTGGAGGAAGGCGTCGACAAGATCAAGCTGGGTAAGGCTGACTTCGTGGTCACCGGCGCCATCGATGACATCGGCGTGGAATCGGTCAATGGCTTCGGCGATATGAACGCCACCGCTAATTCCGAAGAGATGTACGCCAAGGGCTTGTCCGACCGCTTCTTCTCCCGGGCTAACGACCGCCGTCGCGGCGGCTTCCTGGAGGCTCAAGGCGGCGGCACCATCCTGGTGACCCGAGGCGATCTGGCCTATAAGCTGGGTCTGCCTGTGGCCGCTGTGGTGGCTTACGCCAACTCCTTCGCCGATGGGGCCCATACCTCCATCCCGGCTCCCGGCTTGGGCGCTCTGGCCGCTGCATGCGGTGGCAAGGATTCGGCCTTGGCCCGCGATCTGGCCCGCTTGGGCCTGACCACCGATGACATCGCCGTGGTCTCCAAGCATGACACCTCCACCAACGCCAACGACCCCAACGAGTCCGAGCTGCATAACAGCCTCCAGCACGCTTTGGGCCGCGCGGATGGCAACCCGCTGTACGTGATCTCCCAGAAGACGATCACTGGCCATGCCAAGGGCGGGGCCGCCATCTTCCAGGTCAATGGCCTGACTCAGGTCTTCGCCTCCGGCCTCATCCCGGCCAATGCTTCTTTGGATTGCGTTGACCCCAAGCTGGCCGGTGACGACTTCATGGTCTGGTTGCGCAAGCCTTTGGATCTGGCCTCTCAAGGCAAGACCATTCGGGCCGGTTTGGTCACCTCCCTGGGCTTCGGCCACGTCTCCGGCCTGGTCGCTCTGGCTCACCCGGCTGCTTTCGAAGCAGCCATCCTGGCCGCCTATGGGCAGGAGGGCCTGGATCAGTGGCTGAGCCGTGCCAACGCCCGTCTGGCCGCTGGGCAGCGCCGCTTCCAGGAAGCCATGCTCGGCCACGCCGACCTCTACACTCCGGTTGATAACCGCCGTTTCCATGAGGATGGCCGTGGTTATGATTCCCACGAAGTGGAGAAGGCCATGTTGCTCAATCCTGACGCCCGCTTGGGTGAGGACGGCTATTACGCCGCCTAA
- a CDS encoding acyl-CoA carboxylase subunit beta codes for MTSTDIPAKTGERSPQEGGDSQGTPDGWEPPALPEASSSIILSGGHQPIRSEIVHAAALASQAEEKARDRQHPKGKYTARERLDLLFDPQTFHEIGRFSGGKINQDVPGAAVITGFGRIMGRTVGVYAQDFSVRGGTMGQAEGHKICHLLDMAMEIKVPVVAIIDSGGARIQEGVQALTQYGRIFRKTCMASGLIPQISLILGPCAGGAVYCPALTDIVIMTKENSYMFVTGPEVVKAATGEHISMADLGGGQVHNEVSGVAHYLGENEADAIDYARTVLSYLPSSCDGQPPLYAYAEGRAEDIAAERIGHIVPENDRQPYDMTEVIRCILDYGEFVPVHELFAQSVVVGFGCIQGRCIGVVANQPSVRAGSLDVESSEKVARFVRLCDAFNLPVVTLVDVPGYKPGSDQEHAGIIRRGAKVIYAYASAQVPLITVILRKAFGGAYIVMGSKAMGADINLAWPNAQIAVLGAQGAVNIIHRKQLRKAKDDGQDVDALRASLVKEYEETTVNANLSLEIGQIDSMIDPEDTRDSIAQALELLKDKKPLPTMDRRHDNQPL; via the coding sequence ATGACGTCGACAGACATCCCGGCGAAAACCGGGGAACGGAGCCCTCAAGAGGGGGGCGACTCCCAAGGGACCCCGGACGGGTGGGAGCCTCCGGCCTTGCCTGAGGCCTCCTCTTCCATCATCCTTTCCGGCGGCCACCAACCCATCCGGTCGGAGATCGTCCATGCGGCCGCCCTGGCCTCCCAGGCCGAGGAAAAGGCCCGGGACAGGCAGCATCCCAAAGGCAAGTACACGGCCAGGGAGAGGCTGGACCTCCTCTTCGACCCTCAGACCTTCCATGAAATCGGCCGCTTCTCCGGCGGGAAGATCAACCAGGACGTTCCCGGGGCCGCGGTGATCACCGGCTTCGGCCGGATTATGGGACGGACGGTCGGCGTCTACGCCCAGGACTTCTCCGTGCGCGGGGGGACCATGGGCCAGGCCGAAGGGCATAAGATCTGCCACCTGCTGGACATGGCCATGGAGATCAAAGTCCCGGTGGTGGCCATCATCGATTCCGGCGGCGCCCGCATCCAGGAAGGGGTCCAGGCCCTGACCCAGTACGGCCGCATCTTCAGGAAGACCTGCATGGCTTCCGGCCTCATCCCCCAGATCTCCCTGATCCTGGGCCCATGCGCCGGAGGAGCCGTCTACTGCCCGGCCTTGACTGACATCGTCATCATGACCAAAGAGAACTCCTACATGTTCGTCACCGGCCCGGAAGTGGTCAAGGCGGCGACCGGGGAGCATATCTCCATGGCCGACCTGGGCGGAGGCCAGGTGCATAATGAGGTTTCCGGAGTGGCCCATTATCTGGGCGAGAACGAGGCGGACGCCATCGACTACGCCCGCACGGTCCTGTCTTACCTTCCCTCCTCCTGCGATGGACAGCCGCCGCTCTACGCTTATGCGGAAGGGCGCGCGGAAGATATAGCCGCCGAACGGATTGGGCACATCGTCCCGGAGAACGACCGGCAGCCGTACGACATGACCGAAGTGATCCGCTGCATCCTCGATTACGGGGAATTCGTGCCGGTCCATGAGCTTTTCGCCCAGTCGGTCGTGGTCGGCTTCGGCTGCATCCAAGGCCGGTGCATCGGGGTGGTGGCCAACCAGCCCAGCGTGAGGGCCGGCAGTCTGGACGTGGAGTCGTCGGAGAAGGTGGCCCGTTTTGTTCGCCTCTGCGACGCCTTCAACTTGCCTGTGGTCACCTTGGTGGACGTGCCAGGCTACAAGCCGGGCAGCGACCAGGAGCATGCCGGCATCATCCGGCGCGGGGCCAAAGTGATCTACGCCTACGCTTCCGCCCAGGTGCCCCTGATCACCGTCATCCTGCGCAAGGCCTTCGGCGGGGCTTACATCGTCATGGGGTCCAAGGCCATGGGAGCGGACATCAACCTGGCCTGGCCCAACGCTCAGATCGCCGTCTTGGGGGCCCAAGGGGCCGTCAACATCATCCACCGCAAACAGCTGCGCAAGGCCAAGGACGATGGGCAGGACGTGGACGCCTTGCGGGCCAGCCTGGTCAAGGAGTACGAAGAGACCACGGTCAACGCCAATCTTTCCTTGGAAATCGGGCAGATCGACAGCATGATCGACCCCGAAGACACCCGTGATTCCATCGCCCAGGCCTTGGAACTGCTCAAAGACAAGAAACCTCTGCCGACCATGGACAGGAGGCACGATAACCAGCCACTGTAA